From the genome of Spinacia oleracea cultivar Varoflay chromosome 2, BTI_SOV_V1, whole genome shotgun sequence, one region includes:
- the LOC110791467 gene encoding 9-cis-epoxycarotenoid dioxygenase NCED6, chloroplastic, with translation MQVITHFPSSSNTTTIENLTKNKSALPFHTNYSNSFPSKITCKLLINPSKYKTRIISPPPTKLDPLPKHLTQPQPTLPLIPNYQPTLNPFQRLAASALDKIEKSLILDQEKRHPLPKTVDPDIQLSGNYAPVQESPVHAGLEVIGEIPSGLHGVYLRNGANPMLPPSGAHHLFDGDGMIHAVNLRPGNQPTYSCRYTQTNRLVHEYAAGRNLFPKPVGELHGRTGLIRLGLFYARAAIGLVDPTRGIGVANAGLVYFNGRLLAMSEDDLPYHVNINGGDDEGGGVDLETIGRFDFDGQVNCPLIAHPKVDPNTGDLHTLSYDVLRKPYLKYFRFDKWGLKTREVSVPLPQPTMIHDFAMTQNFVVIPDNQVVFKLSEMVRGGSPLMFDPNKRARFGILPKDDTNGSSIQWIEVPDSFCFHFMNAWEENEGKHVVIIGSCMSPPDSIFNDNDDPTQIELCEIRLDLETGKSTRRVIVSGVNLEIGQVNKYMLGQKTRYVYMAIAEPWPKCGGIAKVDVVTGEMTKFMYGHERYGGEPCFVPAKKPTTCTNYGDNYDVGDDCEDEGWIMSFLRDENVERSELVILRAKDMKQIACVCMPSRVPYGFHGTFVDQNQLSVQKIITN, from the coding sequence ATGCAAGTTATCACCCACTTCCCTAGTAGTAGTAATACTACTACAATAGAAAACCTTACTAAAAATAAATCAGCACTTCCCTTTCATACTAATTATAGTAACTCATTTCCATCAAAAATCACCTGCAAGCTCCTAATAAATCCTTCCAAGTATAAAACTAGAATTAtttctcctcctcctacaaaaTTAGACCCACTTCCTAAACACCTAACCCAACCACAACCGACGTTGCCCCTAATTCCAAATTACCAACCTACCCTCAACCCATTTCAAAGACTTGCTGCATCGGCCTTGGATAAAATAGAGAAATCACTTATCCTAGACCAAGAAAAAAGACACCCTCTACCAAAAACGGTGGACCCGGATATTCAATTATCAGGAAATTATGCTCCGGTTCAGGAATCCCCCGTTCATGCTGGTTTAGAAGTCATTGGGGAAATTCCATCCGGTTTACATGGAGTCTATTTAAGGAATGGAGCTAATCCAATGCTCCCACCTTCTGGTGCTCACCACCTGTTCGACGGTGATGGGATGATTCACGCCGTTAATCTTCGACCAGGTAATCAACCTACGTATAGCTGCCGGTACACGCAAACTAACCGGTTGGTCCATGAATACGCGGCCGGGAGAAACTTGTTCCCTAAACCGGTTGGTGAGTTGCACGGTCGGACCGGATTGATTCGGCTTGGCTTATTCTATGCACGTGCGGCTATCGGTTTAGTTGATCCGACACGTGGCATAGGAGTGGCTAATGCTGGGCTAGTGTATTTTAATGGGAGATTACTTGCTATGTCGGAGGATGACTTGCCATACCACGTCAATATCAACGGTGGTGATGATGAAGGTGGTGGTGTTGATTTGGAGACGATAGGACGGTTTGATTTCGACGGGCAGGTAAACTGCCCGTTGATTGCGCACCCTAAGGTGGACCCTAACACAGGTGATCTTCACACACTTAGCTACGACGTTCTACGTAAACCGTACCTCAAGTACTTCAGATTCGATAAGTGGGGTCTGAAGACACGTGAGGTATCCGTGCCACTCCCTCAACCTACGATGATTCATGACTTTGCCATGACTCAAAATTTTGTAGTCATCCCAGATAATCAAGTGGTATTCAAACTATCCGAAATGGTTCGAGGCGGGTCACCTCTTATGTTTGATCCGAATAAGAGGGCCCGGTTTGGGATCCTACCGAAGGATGATACTAATGGGTCTAGTATCCAATGGATCGAGGTTCCTGATAGCTTTTGTTTTCACTTTATGAATGCATGGGAAGAGAATGAGGGGAAACACGTAGTTATAATTGGGTCGTGCATGAGCCCACCCGACTCAATCTTCAACGACAATGATGACCCGACCCAGATTGAACTTTGTGAGATTCGTCTAGACCTTGAAACGGGTAAATCAACCCGGCGAGTGATAGTGTCGGGTGTGAATCTAGAAATAGGGCAAGTAAATAAGTATATGTTGGGGCAAAAGACAAGGTATGTATATATGGCAATAGCGGAGCCGTGGCCTAAATGTGGTGGAATCGCTAAAGTTGATGTAGTGACAGGAGAAATGACTAAGTTTATGTATGGTCATGAGAGATATGGTGGGGAACCGTGCTTTGTACCCGCTAAGAAACCAACTACTTGTACTAATTATGGTGATAATTATGATGTAGGAGATGATTGTGAAGATGAAGGTTGGATAATGAGCTTTTTGAGGGATGAAAATGTGGAGAGGTCGGAATTGGTAATTTTGAGGGCAAAGGATATGAAGCAAATTGCATGTGTATGCATGCCTTCTAGAGTTCCTTATGGTTTCCATGGCACCTTTGTTGACCAAAATCAATTAAGTGTACAAAAAATAATCACTAATTAG